The proteins below come from a single Pedobacter aquae genomic window:
- a CDS encoding aldo/keto reductase — protein sequence MNYRILGKTNLKISEISLGTWQVGGKWGDTFDHNNADTILNAAIDAGINFIDTADVYGDGESEKAVGRIVKARKEEIYVATKCGRQLNPHINQSYTVKALRNFVESSLKNMNLEKIDLIQLHCPPTEVLYRPEIFELFDRLKDEGKILNLGVSVEKIEEGLKAIEFDNVCSLQLIFNIFRQRPTELLFEQAKKKNIGLIARVPLASGLLTGKFTKETTFGKDDHRTFNRNGEAFDKGETFSGIDYNKGLDAVEELKKQFPDYDLPLLALKWILEFEEISCVIPGASSPQQILNNLKMEDAPALTQQQKDAIKHIYDTYIKADVHQLW from the coding sequence ATGAACTACAGAATTTTAGGAAAAACAAACTTAAAAATCTCCGAAATTAGCTTAGGAACCTGGCAAGTGGGCGGCAAATGGGGAGATACATTTGACCACAACAATGCCGATACCATCTTAAACGCCGCCATAGATGCGGGTATTAACTTTATTGATACTGCCGATGTTTATGGCGATGGTGAAAGTGAAAAAGCCGTTGGCAGAATTGTAAAAGCCAGAAAAGAAGAAATTTACGTGGCTACTAAGTGTGGCCGCCAGCTTAACCCACACATTAACCAATCTTATACGGTAAAAGCTTTAAGAAACTTTGTAGAAAGCAGCTTAAAAAATATGAATCTAGAAAAAATAGATCTTATTCAGTTACACTGCCCTCCTACTGAAGTTTTATACCGCCCAGAAATTTTTGAATTGTTTGACAGACTTAAAGACGAAGGTAAAATCTTAAATCTTGGCGTTAGTGTAGAGAAAATTGAGGAAGGATTAAAAGCTATAGAATTTGACAATGTTTGCAGCCTGCAACTGATTTTTAATATTTTTAGACAACGCCCAACAGAGCTTTTGTTTGAGCAAGCCAAAAAGAAAAACATCGGTCTTATTGCTCGTGTGCCTTTAGCAAGCGGTTTATTAACCGGAAAATTCACTAAAGAAACCACTTTTGGTAAAGACGACCATAGAACTTTCAACAGAAATGGCGAAGCTTTTGATAAAGGCGAAACTTTCTCTGGTATAGATTATAACAAAGGTTTGGATGCTGTAGAAGAACTTAAAAAGCAGTTCCCTGATTATGACTTACCTCTTTTAGCTTTAAAATGGATATTAGAATTTGAAGAGATTAGCTGTGTGATACCAGGCGCCTCTAGCCCGCAACAAATATTAAACAACTTAAAAATGGAAGACGCACCAGCTTTAACCCAACAACAAAAAGATGCCATTAAACACATTTATGATACTTATATCAAAGCAGATGTTCACCAGCTTTGGTAA